One Spirochaeta africana DSM 8902 genomic window carries:
- a CDS encoding PAS domain S-box protein produces the protein MAKNDSRLLQSPIIGYARHQILCDDTGLPSDYRFLEVNTTFEHITGLKADEILGNTVRQVLPGIERSAFNWIERYGKIALQGGEEEFEQYSEMLKRWSGYMSIHPIRRSLSPCLSI, from the coding sequence ATGGCTAAGAATGATTCCCGGCTTCTGCAGAGTCCTATCATCGGGTACGCCCGGCATCAGATATTATGTGATGATACAGGCCTGCCGAGCGACTACAGATTCCTTGAGGTGAACACTACCTTTGAGCACATCACCGGTCTGAAAGCCGACGAGATACTGGGGAACACGGTTCGCCAGGTCCTGCCCGGGATTGAGCGGTCTGCCTTTAACTGGATAGAGCGCTATGGAAAGATTGCGCTGCAGGGCGGTGAAGAGGAGTTCGAGCAATACAGCGAGATGCTAAAACGCTGGTCCGGGTACATGTCTATTCACCCGATCCGCAGGAGTTTGTCACCCTGTTTATCGATATAA
- a CDS encoding PAS domain-containing protein produces the protein MNLDLLCIADTSGRFLKTNQAWSEVLGYSSQQLEQQIFLDFVHPEDLPATREALRQLEAGQEVLNFTNRYRSADGGYRYIEWRSRPHGTRIYAAARDITRHVERDWDASDRWKFQHTAAGVAADFAAVQTPEALEAAFSLALQQVGESVAVDACYVLKSSSPGIFTETQSWHRDGSTKRHPAPLTGTAGELSWLLDRLGSTGIVQISDLEQLPPAASGEYRWWQSRGVRSSLILPLRTPESGLFGMLMFEHSRVSQTWSEEQLSMLQMLAGIMSATCDRLAARTQLQQSEQRIQTILNSMDDLVFVLDDNLVFRKIHISSAAQLVMAPEDFLDQPFAGIDFPGLPAQPCCRRCDNAWNRGRVSRPGMNSF, from the coding sequence GTGAATCTGGATCTGCTGTGTATCGCCGATACCAGCGGCAGATTTCTGAAGACAAACCAGGCCTGGAGCGAGGTTCTCGGCTATTCCAGCCAACAGCTGGAACAGCAGATATTTCTTGATTTTGTACATCCCGAGGATCTGCCAGCTACCCGGGAAGCATTGCGACAACTGGAGGCCGGGCAGGAGGTGCTGAATTTTACCAACCGGTACCGCAGCGCCGATGGGGGCTATCGCTACATTGAGTGGCGCTCGCGTCCACATGGTACCCGTATATATGCTGCAGCCCGTGATATCACCAGGCATGTAGAGCGTGATTGGGATGCCAGTGATCGTTGGAAATTCCAGCATACCGCTGCCGGTGTTGCCGCCGATTTCGCTGCTGTGCAAACCCCCGAGGCGCTTGAAGCCGCGTTCTCATTGGCCCTGCAGCAAGTGGGTGAATCGGTAGCCGTGGATGCCTGTTACGTGCTTAAATCCAGCAGTCCCGGCATCTTTACCGAAACCCAAAGCTGGCATCGGGATGGTTCTACCAAGCGTCACCCGGCACCGCTTACCGGTACGGCAGGTGAGTTGTCCTGGCTTTTAGACCGGTTAGGCAGTACTGGAATCGTACAGATTTCTGATCTCGAACAACTTCCGCCGGCAGCATCGGGTGAGTATCGCTGGTGGCAGTCACGTGGCGTACGATCGAGTCTGATCCTGCCATTACGCACGCCAGAGTCCGGTCTGTTCGGAATGCTGATGTTCGAGCACAGTCGCGTCAGTCAGACCTGGAGCGAGGAGCAGCTATCCATGCTGCAGATGCTTGCCGGGATCATGAGTGCTACCTGCGACCGACTGGCAGCCCGTACCCAACTGCAGCAGAGTGAACAGCGGATCCAGACCATCCTGAACAGTATGGACGACCTGGTATTCGTGCTTGACGATAATCTGGTATTCCGGAAGATCCATATATCATCAGCTGCCCAGCTGGTCATGGCGCCAGAAGACTTTCTGGATCAGCCCTTTGCCGGCATAGATTTTCCCGGCCTGCCCGCTCAACCCTGCTGCAGGCGCTGCGACAATGCCTGGAATCGGGGCAGAGTGTCTCGGCCGGGTATGAACTCGTTCTGA
- a CDS encoding PAS domain S-box protein, which yields MQALRQCLESGQSVSAGYELVLNQQTHWFDARISSLGNHLSNPEGVVVVIRDISARVHKEQELDYQQNLLKSLYELSPIGIALNDFDTGAFLDVNQTLLEPTGYSKAEFLDLSYWDVPPPEYQPAEENAIKSMQATGSYGPFQKEYIRKDGSRYPVELRGIFVEDMRGNRLIWSYIQDISEQKRAEQALKEERERLANIIRGTNVGTWEWNVQTGETVFNERWAEMVGYSLADLAPVSINTWLQFVHPDDLAVSNQRLEQHFTGEIAYYEFEGRMRHRNGNWIWVLDRGRVASWTEDGKPLMVLGTHQDITERKQAEAEMLRAKETAEAASQAKSEFLANMSHEIRTPLNAIIGFSDLLRTTELNATQQQYLDNVVQSGTSLLEIISDILDFSKIEAGMLELEVIPVNLHELLQNCVNTISYAARNKGLPVELAIAPEVPVHVLTDPVRLKQILINLLSNAVKFTETGEVELSAAPTAGGRIRFAVRDTGIGISSEQQKKLFHAFSQADSSTTRKFGGTGLGLIISDMIARKLDSKIKLDSTPGQGTVFYLDLELEADPNPPVSSSADTTAEQPEADNTDLEELAPVPTHSVSPPDETRAISAFTTDHATAGRRMRILIAEDASMNMLLITTLLRQMNPEYEIIEAYNGQQALELATSRPVDLIFMDVQMPVLDGVQATTAIREHEKQSGQRVPIVALTAGALKEEQERCLQAGMDDFLTKPLDKSRLKTMLDTYGVTHQSVQPYRKDRFLERCGGDEDFARTMLDHFMADLPNKLEELKQSIGAGDLAEAGRQAHRIGGVAANMEMPLLAAAAGRLERQAAGREGDVLSAFDEVQQEWHAIRLLLGDSL from the coding sequence CTGCAGGCGCTGCGACAATGCCTGGAATCGGGGCAGAGTGTCTCGGCCGGGTATGAACTCGTTCTGAATCAGCAAACCCACTGGTTTGATGCGCGGATCTCCTCACTGGGGAATCATCTCTCCAACCCCGAGGGGGTGGTGGTTGTTATCCGCGATATTTCCGCACGGGTCCACAAGGAACAGGAGCTGGATTATCAGCAAAATCTTCTGAAGTCTCTGTATGAGTTGTCACCAATCGGTATCGCATTGAATGATTTTGACACCGGTGCATTTCTGGATGTGAATCAGACCTTGCTGGAGCCTACCGGATACAGCAAGGCCGAGTTCCTGGATCTGAGTTACTGGGATGTGCCCCCCCCGGAGTATCAGCCTGCAGAGGAAAATGCGATTAAAAGTATGCAAGCGACCGGGAGCTATGGCCCGTTTCAGAAGGAATACATTCGCAAGGACGGTAGTCGCTACCCGGTAGAGCTGCGCGGGATATTTGTTGAAGATATGCGGGGTAATCGCCTGATCTGGTCGTATATCCAGGATATCAGTGAGCAAAAGCGTGCCGAACAGGCACTGAAGGAAGAGCGCGAGCGTCTGGCCAATATTATTCGCGGCACGAACGTCGGGACCTGGGAATGGAATGTGCAAACCGGCGAGACAGTCTTTAACGAACGTTGGGCGGAGATGGTTGGCTATAGTCTGGCCGATCTGGCACCGGTTTCGATCAATACCTGGCTGCAGTTTGTGCACCCCGATGACCTGGCGGTAAGCAATCAGCGGCTGGAACAGCATTTTACGGGCGAGATTGCGTATTATGAGTTCGAGGGACGCATGCGTCACCGTAACGGCAACTGGATATGGGTACTGGATCGCGGCAGGGTTGCGTCCTGGACCGAGGATGGGAAACCCCTGATGGTGCTGGGCACGCACCAGGATATTACCGAACGTAAACAGGCAGAGGCAGAGATGCTCAGGGCCAAGGAGACTGCCGAGGCAGCAAGTCAGGCCAAATCGGAGTTTCTTGCCAACATGAGCCATGAGATTCGCACCCCGCTGAATGCAATCATCGGCTTCAGCGATCTGCTGCGCACAACAGAGCTCAATGCCACCCAACAGCAGTACCTTGACAACGTAGTCCAGTCGGGCACCTCGCTGCTGGAAATAATCAGCGATATCCTGGATTTTTCCAAGATAGAGGCCGGCATGCTGGAACTCGAGGTGATTCCGGTGAACCTGCATGAGCTTTTGCAGAACTGTGTGAACACTATCAGCTACGCAGCCAGAAACAAGGGACTGCCGGTGGAGCTTGCCATCGCACCGGAGGTGCCGGTTCACGTTCTGACCGATCCGGTCCGGCTCAAGCAGATCCTGATAAACCTGCTGAGCAATGCGGTTAAATTTACCGAGACCGGGGAGGTCGAGCTGAGCGCAGCGCCAACTGCAGGGGGGCGTATCAGATTTGCGGTGCGCGATACCGGTATCGGTATATCCTCCGAGCAGCAGAAAAAACTCTTTCATGCCTTTTCCCAGGCGGACAGTTCCACCACGCGAAAGTTTGGCGGGACCGGGCTTGGATTGATTATCTCTGATATGATAGCCCGAAAGCTTGACAGCAAGATCAAGCTGGACAGCACCCCGGGACAGGGGACGGTGTTCTATCTGGACCTGGAACTGGAGGCGGATCCGAATCCCCCTGTATCCTCATCTGCCGATACAACAGCGGAACAGCCCGAAGCTGACAACACCGATCTGGAGGAACTTGCACCCGTGCCAACCCATAGTGTTTCACCGCCTGATGAAACCAGAGCAATCTCTGCGTTCACCACTGACCATGCAACAGCTGGTAGAAGGATGCGGATTCTTATTGCTGAGGATGCCTCCATGAATATGCTGCTGATCACCACCTTGCTGCGGCAGATGAATCCCGAATATGAGATCATCGAGGCATACAACGGGCAGCAGGCCCTGGAGCTTGCCACCAGTCGCCCGGTGGATCTCATTTTTATGGACGTACAGATGCCGGTGCTGGATGGCGTACAGGCAACCACGGCAATACGAGAGCACGAAAAACAGTCCGGTCAGCGAGTACCGATTGTTGCGCTCACAGCAGGGGCACTGAAAGAAGAACAGGAACGCTGCCTGCAGGCCGGTATGGATGACTTTCTGACCAAGCCGCTGGATAAATCCCGACTGAAAACCATGCTGGATACCTATGGTGTCACGCATCAGTCTGTGCAGCCGTATCGTAAGGACAGATTTCTCGAACGCTGTGGGGGGGATGAGGATTTTGCCAGAACCATGCTTGATCACTTTATGGCTGATCTCCCGAATAAACTGGAGGAACTCAAGCAGAGCATCGGCGCCGGAGACCTGGCTGAAGCCGGACGTCAGGCTCATCGCATCGGCGGTGTGGCAGCCAATATGGAGATGCCCCTGCTGGCAGCTGCTGCCGGCAGGCTGGAACGGCAGGCAGCTGGCAGGGAAGGGGATGTCCTGTCTGCATTCGATGAGGTGCAGCAGGAATGGCATGCCATCAGGCTGCTGCTGGGGGACTCTCTCTGA
- a CDS encoding DUF1566 domain-containing protein, producing the protein MRRIWSILVIIILALWIAGCSNPMGSSASSEDISEETTTPAGEEPETEEPETEEPETEEPETEEPETEEPETEEPETEEPETEEPETEEPETEEPETEEPDPTQWEYWIGDTGPAGGIIAAVDTSNSETWTYLEVAPGDIDGLVTWENAKTQATAYTAGEASDWRLPTLVELLLIYENLHVAEPSAAVLLLDAAYWSGEQFGGQDGTNRARAFDFSTGENRNLNAATLQRARAVRRF; encoded by the coding sequence ATGCGACGCATATGGAGTATTTTGGTGATTATCATTCTGGCACTGTGGATTGCCGGCTGCAGCAATCCAATGGGAAGCTCAGCAAGCTCCGAGGATATTTCCGAGGAAACAACCACCCCAGCCGGGGAAGAGCCTGAGACTGAAGAGCCTGAGACTGAAGAGCCTGAGACTGAAGAGCCTGAGACTGAAGAGCCTGAGACTGAAGAGCCTGAGACTGAAGAGCCTGAGACTGAAGAGCCTGAGACTGAAGAGCCTGAGACTGAAGAGCCGGAGACTGAAGAGCCGGAGACTGAAGAGCCGGACCCCACCCAGTGGGAATACTGGATTGGCGACACCGGGCCTGCTGGCGGAATTATTGCTGCGGTCGACACCTCTAACAGCGAAACATGGACGTACCTTGAGGTGGCGCCTGGCGATATAGATGGGCTGGTAACCTGGGAAAATGCGAAAACCCAGGCCACGGCTTACACTGCAGGAGAAGCGTCAGACTGGCGGCTGCCAACGCTTGTAGAGCTTCTGCTGATCTACGAGAATCTGCATGTCGCGGAACCGTCAGCAGCGGTATTGCTGCTGGATGCAGCCTACTGGAGCGGCGAGCAATTTGGTGGCCAGGATGGTACCAACCGAGCACGTGCCTTTGATTTCTCTACGGGCGAGAACCGTAACCTGAATGCAGCAACCCTGCAGCGTGCACGCGCGGTACGCAGGTTTTAA
- a CDS encoding alpha/beta fold hydrolase, whose translation MKKPVKWFLIGLPVLVVLGIGGIILSSYASHRSLVAQEKGEYPAPGTLVQINGGELHVYAAGEAPADTTTATEAATLVFLSGLGTVAPVYDFQPLYRRLTDDYRIAVVERAGYGYSEVTDSPRDLETVLHETRSALQQAGEAPPYVLLPHSLAGLEALYWAAEYPHEIDSIIGLDPLIPEYHEYETRPPGFPAPIIFLARTGLMRNQPDVFQENFAAAPLLSPADAAAAEAIFHRRLFSRPMQAEADMIPANVGTLLEQPEPTAGVPFHAFISSRNENEHWAQLIAERSQRSGGQHFLLDADHYIHLDALDKVAEEILALLDG comes from the coding sequence ATGAAGAAGCCAGTAAAATGGTTCTTGATCGGGCTTCCGGTACTGGTAGTCCTGGGGATAGGTGGCATCATCCTGAGCAGCTATGCCAGCCATCGCAGTCTGGTAGCGCAGGAGAAAGGCGAGTATCCGGCCCCCGGCACCCTGGTGCAGATTAATGGCGGCGAACTCCACGTCTATGCCGCCGGTGAGGCGCCTGCAGACACGACAACAGCGACCGAAGCTGCTACCCTGGTATTTCTCTCCGGTCTGGGAACCGTGGCCCCGGTATATGACTTTCAACCGCTGTATCGTCGTCTGACAGATGATTATCGGATCGCCGTTGTTGAGCGCGCCGGTTATGGGTATAGCGAGGTTACCGACAGCCCGCGGGATCTGGAAACGGTGCTCCATGAAACCCGCAGTGCTCTGCAGCAGGCCGGGGAGGCCCCGCCGTATGTACTGCTGCCGCACTCACTGGCAGGTCTGGAAGCCCTGTATTGGGCTGCTGAGTACCCGCATGAGATTGACAGCATCATCGGCCTTGATCCGCTGATCCCGGAGTACCATGAGTACGAAACGCGACCGCCAGGCTTTCCTGCCCCGATTATTTTTCTGGCGCGTACTGGTCTTATGCGAAACCAGCCGGATGTCTTTCAGGAGAACTTTGCAGCCGCACCACTGCTAAGCCCGGCAGACGCGGCTGCCGCCGAAGCGATCTTCCATCGTCGCCTGTTCAGTCGCCCCATGCAGGCTGAGGCCGACATGATTCCCGCGAACGTGGGTACGCTGCTGGAGCAACCCGAACCCACAGCAGGGGTTCCTTTCCATGCCTTTATATCCAGCCGCAACGAGAACGAACACTGGGCGCAGCTTATCGCCGAGCGTTCACAGCGATCCGGGGGACAGCACTTTCTGCTGGATGCCGATCACTATATTCACCTCGACGCCCTGGACAAGGTCGCCGAGGAAATCCTCGCCCTGCTCGATGGGTGA
- a CDS encoding TetR/AcrR family transcriptional regulator codes for MNQPNVYPHQEILEAAIQVIRIKGHEQLTARAIAGELGSSTMPIYSRMKSLRALEDQLQIHVRGLLLAEQSKQATGDPLLDAAFGYVRFARDEQNLFRFLFGCGALPPANDYRTRFLADFSPDSAAGQELLHMPEAVQDSIILNAWIYAHGLAMLLNSSSLAMDDTEILRRLQSAGQAFYTQEVSP; via the coding sequence ATGAACCAACCCAACGTCTATCCACACCAGGAAATACTCGAAGCTGCCATACAGGTAATCCGCATCAAAGGGCATGAACAGCTGACTGCCCGCGCCATTGCAGGCGAGCTTGGATCCTCCACTATGCCGATATACTCGCGCATGAAATCCCTGCGCGCACTGGAAGACCAGCTGCAGATCCATGTCCGAGGGCTGCTACTGGCCGAACAGTCAAAACAGGCCACCGGGGATCCCCTGCTCGATGCCGCCTTTGGCTACGTACGATTTGCACGGGATGAGCAGAACCTGTTTCGCTTTCTCTTCGGCTGCGGGGCTCTCCCGCCGGCAAACGATTACCGCACGCGATTTCTTGCAGATTTCTCCCCTGACAGCGCGGCCGGGCAGGAGCTGCTGCACATGCCGGAGGCTGTACAGGACAGCATAATCCTGAATGCGTGGATCTATGCCCATGGTCTCGCCATGCTGCTGAACAGCAGCAGTCTGGCAATGGATGACACAGAAATACTGCGCCGGCTGCAGTCTGCCGGGCAGGCGTTTTATACACAGGAGGTGTCCCCATGA
- a CDS encoding transporter substrate-binding domain-containing protein produces the protein MKNLPDLRAPILRYLSASLLLALALSLLTPMFASAAGQPESDVLKVGMDLRYPPFETRDQQGNPEGISVDLATAFGEYIGQPVRIVDTNFASLIPALNAGDIDVIIASMSRTPERARAVEFSDTYLYFKIISLVNRDFAETHGITEDSTTDDLTSLEATRFTGITGQVSASIPQSLGFDVEVATNLESAVLNVVQGSADVLMMSAFPVTRGHMANPEDTIVVWDPFESSPIAMGFRQDSLELKEQANAFIAGLAEPGGVYDQLAEKWDDTIRERLGRYGLEFFLTAD, from the coding sequence ATGAAAAACCTGCCCGATCTACGAGCGCCCATATTACGGTATTTATCAGCCAGCCTGCTGCTTGCTCTCGCCCTGAGCCTTCTGACCCCGATGTTTGCTTCTGCTGCCGGCCAGCCGGAATCGGACGTGCTGAAGGTGGGCATGGACCTGCGCTATCCGCCATTCGAGACCCGCGATCAGCAGGGCAACCCCGAAGGCATCAGTGTGGATCTGGCCACGGCCTTTGGAGAATACATCGGGCAGCCGGTACGGATTGTCGACACCAACTTTGCCTCGCTGATTCCGGCACTGAATGCTGGTGATATCGATGTGATCATCGCCTCGATGAGCCGCACCCCCGAGCGGGCGAGGGCCGTCGAGTTTTCCGACACCTACCTTTATTTCAAGATTATCAGCCTGGTGAATCGCGATTTCGCCGAGACCCACGGCATAACCGAGGACTCTACCACCGACGATCTGACATCACTAGAGGCAACCCGCTTTACCGGCATTACCGGCCAGGTTTCGGCCTCCATCCCGCAGTCGCTCGGTTTCGATGTAGAGGTGGCCACCAACCTCGAGTCAGCGGTGCTGAATGTCGTCCAGGGATCTGCCGACGTCCTGATGATGAGCGCCTTTCCGGTGACCCGCGGCCACATGGCCAACCCCGAGGACACCATCGTGGTCTGGGACCCCTTCGAGTCCAGCCCCATCGCCATGGGCTTCCGCCAGGACAGCCTCGAGCTGAAGGAGCAGGCCAATGCCTTCATTGCCGGCCTGGCCGAACCCGGCGGAGTCTACGATCAGCTGGCCGAAAAATGGGATGACACTATCCGCGAGCGACTCGGGCGCTACGGGCTCGAGTTCTTCCTGACCGCCGACTGA
- a CDS encoding amino acid ABC transporter permease: MPDTPATRRNLHNSGAYILAVATFVAFAIFVVLRQRQAFDIAALLPYRQDIMRGFMRTIRVSLVSLVGSMSLGFVLYLFTRSRVRYFRAFTDVFTEIIYGTPLLVMIMIMAFVIGPAFGSTNRAMMGFLGLTLYISPYMTNIYKSAIASIDPEQYMAMDLFGFSVYQRYRYIIIPQIVRILMPPLMNNFSLIIKGSALLSVLSYRELFYEVQLMTNNNFRFVEGFILMWLLYLTLTIPLSQITKWIDRRWGI; encoded by the coding sequence ATGCCCGATACACCCGCCACACGCCGTAATCTGCATAACAGCGGGGCCTACATCCTCGCTGTTGCCACCTTTGTCGCCTTCGCCATCTTTGTGGTGCTGCGCCAGCGCCAGGCCTTCGATATCGCCGCGCTGCTGCCATATCGCCAGGACATCATGCGCGGCTTTATGCGGACTATCCGGGTGTCGCTGGTATCGCTGGTGGGCAGCATGAGCCTGGGGTTTGTGCTGTACCTGTTTACCCGCTCCCGGGTGCGTTACTTCCGGGCGTTTACCGACGTCTTTACCGAGATCATCTACGGAACCCCGCTGCTGGTTATGATCATGATCATGGCCTTTGTGATTGGCCCGGCGTTCGGCTCTACCAATCGCGCCATGATGGGCTTCCTCGGGCTGACCCTCTACATCTCGCCTTACATGACCAACATCTATAAATCCGCGATCGCCAGTATCGACCCCGAACAGTACATGGCCATGGACCTGTTCGGTTTCAGCGTGTATCAGCGCTACCGCTACATCATTATCCCGCAGATTGTGCGAATCCTGATGCCGCCGCTTATGAACAATTTCTCGCTGATAATAAAGGGGAGTGCCCTGCTGAGCGTGCTCTCGTATCGCGAGCTGTTTTACGAGGTACAGCTGATGACCAACAACAATTTCCGCTTTGTGGAGGGATTCATCCTGATGTGGCTGCTGTACCTTACCCTGACCATCCCCCTGTCCCAGATAACCAAGTGGATCGATCGGCGGTGGGGCATATGA
- a CDS encoding amino acid ABC transporter ATP-binding protein, with the protein MKIELKDLSHHYDIPVLHQLNLIVQQYKSIAIIGVSGSGKSTLLRILSGLEAATSGTAQVNGHDVAAPAYRASVGFVFQNHNLFPHLSLLRNITLVLEKTRGYTRQQAHERATRYLDLLHLGNQAHKLPRNVSGGQAQRASIARALSIEPEVIFLDEPTSSLDPVLTYEVLAAIKELRELGMEFVLVSHVMSFVHDFADYVIYMEDGSIAEHGPPTILDAPATRALQDFMAKVP; encoded by the coding sequence ATGAAGATCGAACTCAAGGACCTGAGCCATCACTACGATATCCCGGTGCTGCATCAGCTCAACCTCATCGTGCAGCAGTACAAATCGATCGCCATTATCGGGGTCTCCGGCAGCGGCAAATCAACCCTGCTGCGCATCCTCTCCGGACTCGAAGCGGCTACCAGCGGCACAGCACAGGTGAACGGACACGACGTCGCCGCCCCGGCGTATCGCGCATCGGTCGGGTTCGTGTTCCAGAACCACAACCTCTTTCCCCACCTCTCCCTGCTGCGCAACATCACCCTTGTCCTGGAGAAAACCCGCGGCTACACCCGTCAGCAGGCTCACGAACGCGCCACCCGCTACCTGGACCTGCTGCACCTGGGCAACCAGGCCCACAAGCTCCCCCGCAATGTATCCGGCGGCCAGGCCCAGCGCGCCTCGATCGCCCGCGCCCTCTCGATCGAACCCGAAGTAATCTTTCTGGACGAACCCACTTCGTCGCTGGACCCTGTGCTTACCTACGAAGTCCTCGCTGCCATAAAAGAACTGCGTGAACTCGGCATGGAGTTTGTTCTGGTATCGCATGTGATGAGCTTTGTTCACGACTTTGCCGACTACGTCATCTACATGGAGGACGGCAGCATCGCCGAGCACGGTCCTCCGACCATCCTCGATGCCCCTGCCACCCGCGCCCTGCAGGACTTTATGGCCAAGGTGCCCTGA
- a CDS encoding DUF4236 domain-containing protein, which translates to MRYRKRISLGKGLRLNLSKSGLSVTGGIPGLSVNAGRQGAYLNTGIPGTGLYDRHKLGAGQTARAGQTSRADRGGRGGRAGRADRTSPGGAGPGAGGSGRTGSGRSAAGSRDTHDGSLTLKIHLDERGRPVYADESGEPVRDPSLLRGLRRDAGVQATVQELYRNTVVEHEQELAAWRGFNTVAPAIPGREHWLAQRRSLRQQQYTPRPFQDEAPTAAAVLPDLEAAARRAVGGILQVLAPWVIQRRRQEWVDARLSAELARQHQEYTLAKAAHEAAERDKAQRLNARFAREYQQRSQRLEAELRGDQDVIEEDLESLLESLPLPGDCAVDFTYIQTQGCIGLDIDLPDMSQLPAKTARILASGKLSIKDLPTAKRRRIYRDMTTGLSLYLAAHAFCLSPAVREVLVSAYTQRVDPATGTPADCYLLSVRIDRERLQSIRLAQADPVAVICSLAEHRLRLMHDNTLKEIEPLQI; encoded by the coding sequence ATGCGTTACCGAAAACGGATTTCTTTGGGAAAAGGATTGCGCCTGAACCTGAGTAAAAGCGGGTTGAGTGTGACCGGCGGGATTCCGGGGCTCTCGGTGAATGCCGGGCGGCAGGGGGCCTACCTGAACACCGGCATCCCCGGCACCGGCCTGTATGACCGCCACAAGCTTGGCGCTGGCCAGACCGCCCGCGCCGGCCAGACCAGCCGTGCCGACCGGGGCGGACGGGGTGGCCGCGCCGGCCGGGCCGACCGTACCAGCCCGGGCGGCGCGGGCCCAGGTGCAGGCGGCTCTGGCAGAACCGGCTCTGGCAGGAGCGCTGCCGGCAGCCGTGATACACACGACGGATCACTCACCCTGAAGATTCATCTTGATGAGCGTGGGCGCCCGGTGTATGCCGATGAGTCGGGCGAACCCGTTCGCGATCCCTCGCTGCTGCGCGGTCTGCGACGGGATGCAGGGGTGCAGGCAACGGTGCAGGAACTGTATCGCAACACCGTGGTGGAGCATGAACAGGAGCTGGCAGCCTGGCGCGGGTTCAATACCGTGGCCCCGGCGATTCCCGGGCGAGAGCACTGGCTGGCGCAGCGGCGTTCACTGCGGCAGCAGCAGTACACTCCCCGTCCGTTCCAGGATGAAGCACCAACAGCAGCCGCGGTTCTGCCGGATCTGGAGGCGGCAGCCCGGCGGGCTGTCGGGGGAATCCTGCAAGTGCTGGCACCCTGGGTAATCCAGCGGCGGCGACAGGAATGGGTAGATGCACGGCTGTCGGCGGAACTGGCACGGCAACATCAGGAGTATACGTTGGCAAAGGCTGCACACGAGGCGGCTGAACGCGACAAGGCGCAGCGGCTGAACGCCCGGTTTGCCCGCGAATACCAGCAGCGTTCCCAGCGGCTTGAGGCAGAGCTGCGGGGCGACCAGGATGTTATCGAGGAAGACCTGGAGTCCCTGCTGGAGTCGCTGCCCCTGCCGGGAGACTGTGCAGTGGATTTTACGTACATTCAGACACAGGGTTGTATCGGGCTTGATATCGACCTGCCGGATATGTCGCAGTTGCCAGCCAAAACAGCACGCATACTGGCCAGTGGAAAACTGAGCATCAAGGATCTGCCGACGGCCAAACGGCGTCGGATCTACCGTGATATGACCACCGGGCTGTCGCTGTATCTGGCGGCACACGCGTTTTGCCTCAGCCCTGCGGTCAGGGAGGTTCTGGTATCGGCCTACACGCAGCGGGTTGACCCCGCTACCGGCACACCGGCTGATTGCTACCTGCTGTCGGTACGCATAGATCGAGAGCGGCTGCAGTCTATACGGCTGGCCCAGGCAGATCCGGTGGCCGTAATCTGCAGCCTGGCTGAGCATCGCCTGCGACTGATGCATGATAACACCCTCAAGGAGATCGAGCCGCTGCAGATCTGA